One window from the genome of Molothrus ater isolate BHLD 08-10-18 breed brown headed cowbird chromosome 5, BPBGC_Mater_1.1, whole genome shotgun sequence encodes:
- the TASOR2 gene encoding protein TASOR 2 isoform X3, translating to MGERRRGESGEPGTGFPEEQGCSLLQRAVAVLRSSSLHSGSQQGFQYSRAILVENELFLSELRAFARAKAAAGYSQEELRETFAFLLFDKEEEAQRVCQSGLRVNSSSSGALGDPAQGVYISKYSDCLHASPWHHGKSAFIVICKLIKGKVRAIPESSPSSSTCPSPGYDCHVSSGSSQYYVYEVSGAGAAERPRQVCPYVLLCCQYRPPREMPAPAPPRPVEQNHQEPRSLSAPCPWRGQLCIGGQRLCTIGLRSQHSAGSVPAQLPPSLDIHHVMGLADLKRKLPEAAFGQGNYTRNEVCFQGVHSSLYEVEISNKDHSRMDLLLGKLREKDLAIIKFLQDQGVLILLTSSALARQEGLEPREPVTLLALFLFRSRRALGPREEERDAPGRREGGSRSSLSLQIASVVPGLRYALRRAASASSRAAAGSPRIQEHLQEYAELQESSRGDIPGVPVPSPCRDGDAGIQEYAELQESSRGGIPGVPVPSPCRDGDAGPSQKLSEQSLARLRRYLSDPGSFTLGISAALQCLRGAAGNVGDDPGNSSSSSSVPPGAAPCTRAAGAARDKGELLPTSAPETLLKSVTSPTKPWGREARRKSSRILGKSIPKAQTPPGESSSRSREAAKKKTGAASSCPKKSGSTGNSNEPMLKLANLQLPHGRKRGAEVLAAEIVHKPQCEGAEKEKESSAPNGPAVEAKRPKTLENVDTKKALVTESGTKPGKSKVQKNLENRAAKPPEKQQEGSERKELPSELPSEASSQPPGAEIPRNVHPMAIPSVAFALPGDNSDSHALNLLADLALGSCIPAFIPKDSGMEPGDSWEQRSPSEPKSLRVASDHKYHRADKQGKKPTSSKVSPSQALPEPADPSPLASPPREKTSGILSRGSSAAFQVFPPRQAPPACEASSHSIISAEHSYASPLPEDPKAAPDPKGSHPRSAPAAPLVGKVLPFRHQQSSAAEPARSQVPPRRKEEFSRSHTVNLCGNSMRVTCLWEEEYLFHLDSRYTNDSLEKTVIRALHGPWDPNLPDDVEGMKLILHMWVALFYRKPSKLLSSSRKVVEHSNPSKFVSISSSGGFLELSDDSQDCFGFETCPADSGWDPDQTPSSSLDPSPPSQGACQPQRSPADSQTDADGAAGAVDSTVSSSSGELPCGPGEEEEEEPSSTSCPESLSLQDPSRERLELAGGEPEGVPEESAEEPAKEALLDARITPSPPEELGCASKSPENPGSQTPNSSTAPWTEPARAPQENGEQQQKEQQEAGSGSGPGPPEDEEGAGGSGHSPEGEGGADPQPACDSLPLEAAPGSAEPGGAPEEGEECQEPWEHSEKEEREEEEEEEEKKESEELEDEGSFAGPVGLVLSESSDAEMECEKNPGNSASPEKFGVPEQDPVASPTSLAPACPERSSPAPSDGAGTVPGAFPEQVSPNQEELPDPWDAPGTPEAETNGVGAATLAGVGSPHSASRELPAPPEPSPVRGAQPDSVTDSPGPAGATRGSGHTERHRAPSGERWEPAGSAGSPCRPGMSLTLSPDTSSVCLASPNGSLDPWAAPEDQPVESLQSPSQSDLGQGSCCSQRGAGDADPSPNSLDAEESNRGGNGVLVEEQLGSPCANGMEELDDPMGAGDGRDSPFEYTDIGDECGAEESQDVFPGTEDSPGNDTTNSEMAEIPLHHHLLESEPSSSIREGISAIQELPRQQQSLPNIHGDSAPASPGAGDSTRGVPGVPGRRESVLCRLWKPCREGGAAQVSVAAWSLDGSFRPSCSQAPAESPAPCSPVEAPAEPGSAPPSPCDPWDDLEPAEPGSPLPEALPGMLPPTPDSARWAGSHGSPRSSPRSCGSPRSHGSHRSHGSPRSHGSPRSHGSPRSHGSPRSHGSHGSPRSHGSPRSFGSRASPRSSPRSCGSPRSFGSHGSPRIRGSPGRCGSPRSPRSCGSLGSHGSPRSYGTPRSHGTPRSCGSPRSYGTPRSHGTPRSCGSHGSPRGHGSPRNHGSPMCGGSPRSCGSPRSGGSPRSPGSPMSGGSHGGPRSHGSPRSGGSPRSPGSPRSHGSPRSCGSPRSPGSPRSPGSPRSCGSPGSPQSPAGDAGGSPREGPFLPEELEGGSIPSPAPFPARECPLCQPWDVCEHNPEGSQVFPDADCAGAEVGQGEIPASPIPWDEPRDLSGEHLEFSDAEDVLDVLPREEQLPSQDTHEGLAFEDPLENSFGDSDQEYLEGNSHSPLPSRSSCIMRSMDAAGARTTWDSSSGSSVPAEEPGEAWDWDVPGDPGSLVVTRQCQERLEHSQPPRGRGRRARESHLARSLLGTWRGLEEITQNTLDMECLRFHYKLKEILRNGQPSFSTSKSLFPRDFAPHIPLSPRSRSPLRVTIPPSDGWPRARRGPRAARRARSRERGAALRLARLRHRHGPGPEPEPEPRADGDGNGAVAGILHEFSEFQRVLLAGARAGSAAPGQGEAGGGRAGLARPRATAAFQGMVAELRGALRCHLRRVAARRQPGMFYLLETGQQQPFFDRVKALLKAEGFVRMEPLSFCRAQRGDSERLLVIIRNEDIASHIHTVPCLLELKRCPSVVFAGVDEPEEVTGDTFQELFQAGGFVVSDEELLERVTLGQLKEVVKVLEKLNRSGRWKWLLHHRESKKLRGDLRDDGSAQRKQLLLRWCQGAELLELLPFHGCDSAAEPGRAQCLLGLQAQHVRARFAVYLTENPSSSCREMLESKGILVADIATFLGTVQKVAAPFRRSYW from the exons AGTGGAGCAGAACCACCAAG AGCCGCGCTCGCTGTCGGCGCCGTGCCCGTGGCGGGGCCAGCTCTGCATCGGGGGGCAGCGCCTGTGCACCATCGGCCTGAGGAGCCAGCACAGCGCGGGCAGCGTGCCCGCCCAGCT GCCTCCCAGCCTGGACATCCACCACGTCATGGGGTTGGCTGACTTGAAGAGAAAACTGCCGGAAGCTGCGTTTGGGCAAGGGAATTACACAAGGAATGAAG tctgCTTCCAGGGGGTTCACTCCAGCCTCTACGAGGTGGAAATATCCAACAAGGATCACTCCAGAATggatctgctgctgggaaagctgAGGGAGAAGGACTTG GCAATCATCAAATTCCTGCAGGACCAGGGCGTCCTCATCCTGCTCACGTCCTCAGCCCTGGCACGCCAGGAGG GCCTGGAGCCCAGGGAGCCCGTGACGCTGCTGGCCCTGTTCCTGTTCCGCTCCCGCCGCGCCCTGGGCCCCCGAG AGGAGGAGCGGGATGCCCCGGGCAGGAGGGAGGGCGGTTCCAGGAGCTCGCTGTCCCTGCAGATCGCCTCCGTGGTGCCGGGGCTGCGCTACGCCCTGCGCAGGGCGGCCTCCGCCTCCTCCCGCGCTGCCGCGGGCAGCCCCCGCATCCAGGAGCACCTCCAGGAGTACGCAGAGCTCCAGGAAAGCTCCCGGGGTGACATTCCCGGTGTCCCCGTCCCCTCTCCGTGCCGGGATGGGGATGCTGGCATCCAGGAGtatgcagagctccaggaaagCTCCCGGGGTGGCATtcccggtgtccctgtcccctctccgTGCCGGGACGGGGATGCTGGCCCTTCCCAGAAGCTCTCGGAGCAATCCCTGGCCCGGCTGCGCCGTTACCTCTCCGACCCCGGCAGCTTCACCCTGGGGATCTCAGCGGCCTTGCAGTGTCTCCGTGGGGCTGCCGGGAATGTGGGAGACGATCCTGgcaattcctcctcctcctcctcggtgcccccaggtgctgctccttgCACCAGAGCAGCGGGAGCCGCGCGGGATAagggagagctgctccccaCCTCTGCTCCAGAGACATTGCTCAAAAGCGTCACCTCTCCCACCAAGCCCTGGGGCCGGGAGGCCAGGAGGAAATCCAGCAGGATCCTTGGGAAGAGCATTCCCAAGGCACAGACACctcctggggagagcagcagcaggagcagggaggcagccaAGAAAAAAACCGGCGCCGCTTCCTCTTGTCCCAAAAAATCGGGATCCACGGGCAATTCCAACGAGCCCATGCTGAAACTGGCCAATTTGCAGTTGCCACATGGGAGGAAAAGAG gtgcagaGGTCCTGGCTGCAGAAATTGTCCACAAACCCCAGTGTGAAGgtgctgagaaggagaaggaaagctCAGCTCCCAATGGTCCTGCTGTGGAGGCAAAGAGGCCAAAAACCCTGGAAAACGTGGACACAAAGAAGGCTCTTGTCACCGAGAGTGGCACAAagccagggaaaagcaaagtgcagaaaaacctggaaaacagagcagcaaaacctccggagaagcagcaggaagggagtg AGCGGAAGGAGCTGCCCTCGGAGCTCCCCAGCGAGGCCTCATCCCAACCCCCCGGAGCAGAAATCCCAAGGAATGTTCATCCCATGGCGATTCCCAGCGTTGCCTTTGCCCTGCCAGGGGACAACAGCGACTCCCACGCCCTGAACCTGCTGGCTGACctggccctgggctcctgcatTCCTGCCTTTATTCCCAAAGATTCTGGGATGGAACCCGGGGATTCCTGGGAGCAGCGCAGCCCCTCCGAGCCCAAATCCCTGCGCGTGGCCTCCGACCACAAATACCACAGGGCAGACAAGCAGGGCAAGAAACCCACCTCCAGCAAGGTGTCCCCGAGCCAGGCGCTTCCTGAGCCAGCGGATCCCAGCCCTCTGGCCTCTCCTCCCAGGGAAAAAACCTCTGGGATTctcagcaggggcagcagcgCCGCGTTCCAGGTGTTCCCTCCCCGCCAAGCTCCGCCGGCCTGCGAGGCGAGCTCACACTCCATCATCTCAGCCGAGCACTCCTACGCCTCCCCGCTGCCCGAGGATCCCAAAGCAGCCCCGGATCCCAAGGGGAGCCATCCCAGGAGCGCTCCAGCCGCTCCCTTGGTCGGGAAGGTGCTGCCGTTCCGGCACCAGCAGAGCAGCGCGGCCGAGCCCGCCCGGAGCCAGGTCCCtcccaggaggaaggaggagttCTCCAGGAGCCACACGGTGAATCTCTGCGGGAATTCCATGAGGGTCACCTGCCTCTGGGAAGAGGAGTATCTCTTCCACCTGGACAGCAGGTACACCAACGATTCCCTGGAGAAAACTGTCATCCGTGCCCTGCATGG GCCCTGGGACCCCAATCTTCCCGACGACGTGGAAGGGATGAAGCTGATCCTGCACATGTGGGTGGCTCTGTTCTACAGGAAGCCCAGCaagctcctgagcagctccaggaaggtggtggagcACAGCAATCCCAGCAAATTCGTCTCCATCAGCAGCTCCGGGGGCTTCCTGGAGCTCAGCGATGACAGCCAGGACTGCTTTGGCTTCGAGACGTGTCCTGCGGACTCGGGCTGGGATCCTGACCAgactcccagcagctccctggacCCCAGCCCCCCTTCCCAGGGCGCCTGCCAGCCCCAGAGGAGCCCCGCGGATTCCCAGACGGACGCGGACGGAGCCGCGGGAGCCGTGGACAGCACCGTGTCCTCCTCCTCGGGGGAGCTGCCCTGCGGGccgggggaggaggaggaggaggagccttCCTCCACCAGCTGTCCCGagagcctctccctgcaggatccttccagggaaaggctggagcTGGCGGGCGGGGAGCCCGAGGGCGTTCCCGAGGAGAGCGCG GAGGAGCCGGCCAAGGAGGCCCTGCTGGATGCCAGGatcacccccagccctcccgAGGAGCTCGGCTGTGCCAGCAAATCCCCGGAAAACCCCGGGAGCCAAACCCCaaactccagcacagctccatggacAGAGCCCGCCCGTGCACCCCAGGAAAacggggagcagcagcagaaagagcagcaggaggcgGGCTCAGGGAGTGGCCCCGGCCCTCccgaggatgaggagggagcGGGAGGCTCTGGGCATTCCCCGGAAGGTGAGGGTGGCGCTGATCCGCAGCCCGCCTGCGATTCCCTGCCCttggaagcagctcctggaagtgcagagcctgggggagcccctgaggaaggggaggaatgccaggagccctgggagcactcagaaaaggaggagagggaggaggaggaggaggaggaggagaagaaagagagcgAGGAGTTGGAGGACGAAGGCTCCTTCGCGGGCCCCGTGGGTTTGGTGCTGTCCGAGAGCAGCGATGCCGAGATGGAATGTGAGAAGAATCCAGGGAATTCGGCGTCTCCTGAGAAGTTTGGTGTTCCTGAACAGGACCCCGTGGCCAGCCCCACCTCCCTGGCACCCGCCTGCCCTGAGAGATCCTCGCCAGCGCCCTCAGATGGGGCTGGGactgtccctggagcctttcctGAGCAGGTGTCACCGAACCAGGAGGAGCTCCCGGATCCCTGGGACGCTCCGGGCACGCCGGAGGCGGAGACAAACGGGGTTGGAGCGGCCACCCTGGCCGGGGTGGGCTCACCCCACAGcgccagcagggagctgcccgcgccccctgagcccagcccgGTCCGTGGGGCACAGCCTGACAGCGTCACAGACAGCCCGGGGCCTGCCGGAGCCACGCGGGGCTCCGGGCACACCGAGCGGCATCGGGCGCCCTCTGGAGAGCGCTGGGAGCCTGCCGGGAGCGCGGGATCCCCCTGCAGGCCGGGAATGAGCCTGACCCTGTCCCCCGACACCAGCTCCGTGTGCCTGGCCTCTCCCAATGGCTCCCTGGATCCGTGGGCTGCTCCAGAGGATCAGCCCGTGGAGAGCCTCCAGTCGCCCTCCCAGAGCgacctgggacagggcagctgctgctcccagcgGGGTGCGGGTGACGCCGATCCCAGCCCCAATTCCCTGGATGCTGAGGAGTCAAACCGAGGTGGGAACGGGGTTTtggtggaggagcagctggggagccCCTGTGCCAACGGCATGGAGGAGCTGGATGATCCCATGGGAGCAGGAGACGGCCGGGACTCCCCCTTTGAGTACACGGACATAGGAGATGAGTGTGGAGCTGAGGAGAGCCAGGACGTGTTCCCTGGCACGGAGGATTCCCCTGGGAACGACACCACGAACTCAGAGATGGCAGAGATCCCTCTCCACCATCACCTCCTGGAGTCAGAGCCCTCCTCCTCCATCAGGGAGGGCATCTCAGCCATACAGgagctccccaggcagcagcagagcctcccAAACATCCACGGGGACTCAGCTCCCGCTTCTCCTGGCGCCGGGGACTCCACCCGCGGCGTTCCCGGCGTGCCGGGCCGGCGGGAGTCGGTGCTGTGCCGCCTCTGGAAGCCGTGCCGGGAAGGAGGAGCCGCGCAGGTGAGCGTGGCTGCCTGGAGCCTGGATGGCTCCTTCcgtcccagctgctcccaagcGCCGGCGGAGTCCCCGGCTCCCTGCTCACCCGTGGAAGCGCCAGCAGAGCCGGGATCTGCTCCGCCTTCTCCGTGTGACCCATGGGACGAcctggagcctgcagagccGGGTTCACCTCTCCCTGAGGCGCTCCCTGGGATGCTCCCTCCCACTCCAGACAGTGCACGGTGGGCTGGGAgccatggcagccccaggagcagccccaggagctgtggcagccccaggagccatGGGAGCCACAGGAGCCAtgggagccccaggagccatggcagccccaggagccatggcagccccaggagccatgggagccccaggagccatgggagccatggcagccccaggagccatggcagccccaggagctttGGGAGCCGTGCtagccccaggagcagcccccgaagctgtggcagccccagaaGCTTTGGGAGCCATGGTAGCCCCAGGATCCGTGGTAGCCCTGGAAGATgtgggagccccaggagccccaggagctgtggcagccttgggagccatggcagccccaggagctaTGGTACCCCCAGAAGCCATGGTacccccaggagctgtggcagccccaggagctaTGGTACCCCCAGAAGCCATGGTacccccaggagctgtggcagccatGGTAGCCCCAGAGGCCATGGTAGCCCCAGGAACCATGGTAGCCCCATGTGTGGTGGCAGCCCCAGAAGCTGTGGTAGCCCCAGGAGCggtggcagccccaggagccctggTAGCCCCATGAGTGGTGGCAGCCATGGTGGCCCCAGAAgccatggcagccccaggagcggtggcagccccaggagccctggcagccccaggagccatGGTAGTCCCAGAAGCTGTGGCAGtcccaggagccctggcagtcCCAGGAGCCCTGGTAGTCCCAGAAGCTgtgggagccctggcagcccccagagcccggCAGGGGATGCCGGagggagccccagggagggGCCCTtcctgccagaggagctggaaggaggCAGCATTCCCAGTCCTGCACCTTTCCCAGCCCGggagtgtcccctgtgccagccctgggatgtgTGTGAGCACAACCCTGAGGGGTCCCAGGTGTTCCCTGATGCTGACTGTGCCGGCGCTGAGGTGGGACAGGGAGAAATTCCTGCTTCTCCCATCCCCTGGGATGAGCCCAGGGACCTCTCTGGAGAACACCTGGAGTTCAGTGATGCTGAGGATGTTTTGGATGTGCTCCcaagggaagagcagctcccaAGCCAAGACACACACGAGGGCTTGGCCTTTGAAGATCCATTGGAGAATTCCTTTGGTGACTCAGACCAGGAATATTTGGAGGGGAATTCTCACTCCCCTCTTCCAAGCAGGAGTTCCTGCATCATGAGATCCATGGATGCTGCAGGAGCAAGGACTACCTGGGACAGCTCCTCCGGGAGCTCCGTGCCCGCGGAGGAGCCCGGGGAGGCCTGGGACTGGGATGTCCCCGGGGATCCCGGGAGCCTCGTGGTcaccaggcagtgccaggagaggctggaacATTCCCAGCCGCCCCGGGGGCGCGGCCGCCGTGCCCGCGAGTCCCACCTGGCCCGGTCCCTGCTGGGGACCTGGAGGGGCCTGGAGGAAATCACCCAGAACACTTTGGACATGGAGTGTCTCCGCTTCCATTATAAGCTAAAAGAAATCCTAAGGAATGGCCAGCCCTCCTTTTCTACCTCCAAAAGCCTCTTCCCGAGGGACTTTGCTCCGCACATCCCGCTGTCCCCGCGCAGCAGGAGCCCCCTGCGGGTGACGATTCCCCCCTCGGACGGGTGGCCCCGCGCCCGCAGGGGCCCTCGGGCCGCCAGGAGGGCCCGGAGCCGGGAGCGCGGGGCCGCGCTGCGCCTGGCCCGGCTGCGGCACCGGCACGGCCCGGggccagagccagagccagagccacgCGCGGACGGGGACGGGAACGGGGCCGTGGCCGGCATCCTGCACGAGTTCTCCGAGTTCCAGAGGGTGCTGCTGGCCGGGGCCCGGGCCGGGAGCGCCGCCCCGGGGCAGGGGGAGGCCGGGGGCGGCCGGGCGGGGCTGGCGCGGCCCCGCGCGACCGCGGCGTTCCAGGGAATGGTGGCGGAGCTGCGCGGGGCCCTGCGCTGCCACCTGCGCCGCGTGGCCGCCCGCCGGCAGCCGGGAATGTTCTACCTGCTGGAGaccgggcagcagcagcccttctTCGACAGGGTGAAG GCCCTGCTGAAGGCAGAGGGGTTTGTGAGGATGGAGCCCCTGAgcttctgcagagcccagcGCGGGGACAGCGAGCGGCTGCTGGTCATCATCAGGAACGAGGACATCGCCTCCCACATCCACACC gtgCCGTGCCTGCTGGAGCTGAAGCGCTGTCCCAGCGTGGTGTTTGCCGGCGTGGATGAGCCCGAGGAGGTGACAGGTGACACATTCCAGGAGCTCTTCCAGGCCGGAGGGTTCGTGGTGTctgatgaggagctgctggaaagggtGACCCTGG GCCAGCTGAAGGAGGTGGTGAAGGTGCTGGAGAAGCTGAACAGGAGCGGGAGGTGGAAGTGGCTCCTGCACCACAGGGAGAGCAAGAAGCTCAGAGGAGACCTCAG GGACGATGGCAGCGcccagaggaagcagctgctgctgaggtggtgccagggggcagagctgctggagctgctgcccttccaCGGCTGCGACTCCGCGGCCGAGCCCGGGCGCGCCCAgtgcctgctggggctgcaggcgCAGCACGTCCGCGCCAGGTTCGCCGTGTACCTCACAG aaaatcccagcagcagctgcagggagatgctggaaagcaaaGGAATTCTTGTGGCTGACATCGCCACCTTCCTCGGGACGGTGCAGAAAGTGGCTGCTCCCTTCAGAAGAAGCTACTGGTAA